One Vallitalea pronyensis genomic region harbors:
- a CDS encoding CDI toxin immunity protein, whose protein sequence is MTLLDECLESLQGNYKVLSDNQGEQLLEELFEVFPLTDWGRLDWNRLKIASKCTYNENFIDSINKFFGNHKSDVTIVWDEVNHPVITSKLSSILDVIDDVTAVSSNTWIFSKDKMKVVEFYHDGEITLGIINN, encoded by the coding sequence TTGACTCTTTTAGATGAATGTCTTGAATCATTACAAGGTAATTACAAGGTATTATCTGATAATCAAGGAGAGCAACTTTTAGAAGAATTATTTGAAGTGTTTCCCCTGACAGACTGGGGACGGCTTGATTGGAATAGGCTAAAAATAGCGAGTAAATGTACCTATAATGAAAATTTCATTGATAGCATTAATAAATTCTTTGGGAATCACAAGTCAGATGTTACTATTGTATGGGATGAAGTAAACCATCCTGTAATCACATCCAAACTATCATCAATTTTAGATGTAATTGATGATGTGACTGCTGTAAGTTCTAATACTTGGATATTCTCCAAAGACAAAATGAAAGTAGTGGAATTTTACCATGATGGTGAGATTACTTTAGGAATAATCAATAATTAA
- a CDS encoding helix-turn-helix domain-containing protein: MIDYKLIGKRIKECRKLTDLTQENVSEILKVSPEYISRIETGSAKINLEMLVKMSNILSISPAYLLTGINTQSDDYLSPEINALLKECSPEKTKAILDMITIIANL; encoded by the coding sequence ATGATTGATTACAAATTAATTGGCAAGAGAATAAAAGAATGTAGAAAATTAACAGATTTAACACAAGAAAATGTTTCAGAAATACTCAAAGTATCGCCAGAATATATCAGTCGAATAGAGACAGGTTCAGCAAAAATTAACCTTGAAATGCTTGTAAAGATGAGTAATATCCTAAGTATTTCTCCTGCTTATTTGCTAACAGGTATAAATACTCAATCTGATGATTATTTAAGTCCTGAAATAAATGCGTTACTAAAAGAATGTTCTCCTGAGAAAACAAAAGCGATATTAGACATGATAACAATCATTGCAAATTTATAA
- a CDS encoding pre-toxin TG domain-containing protein produces MTFNGEKYKGFWFDTIEEWKTFGNANKIYVSPKEWISTIIRLNPVDALKDTIDLIKGEDSVTGEKINRWLLAGMIITPEAIDIAINKGSKNADDIVDAIKKVNTQGEQMVTGVKSYEQARNLALDIADLGADSKPYYGRLKSSVGDGQIVGRQSADGKIRWRLDYDPNKGTHINVEDFSSGKGINAKKYVIPFEGDESTYKSLLKHLNR; encoded by the coding sequence TTGACGTTTAATGGTGAAAAATATAAAGGATTTTGGTTTGATACCATAGAAGAATGGAAAACTTTCGGTAATGCTAATAAAATATATGTATCACCTAAAGAATGGATTTCTACCATTATAAGGCTAAACCCAGTCGATGCATTAAAAGATACAATAGATTTAATTAAAGGTGAAGATAGCGTCACGGGAGAAAAAATTAACAGATGGCTATTAGCTGGAATGATAATTACTCCTGAAGCAATAGATATTGCTATAAATAAGGGTTCCAAGAATGCTGATGACATAGTAGATGCTATTAAAAAAGTTAATACACAAGGCGAACAAATGGTAACTGGAGTAAAATCCTACGAACAAGCAAGAAATCTAGCCTTGGATATAGCTGATTTAGGAGCAGACTCTAAGCCTTATTATGGAAGGCTCAAATCAAGTGTCGGAGATGGACAAATAGTTGGTAGACAATCTGCTGATGGTAAAATACGTTGGAGATTAGATTATGATCCTAATAAAGGCACTCATATAAATGTAGAAGATTTTAGTTCAGGAAAAGGAATCAATGCTAAGAAATATGTTATACCATTTGAAGGCGATGAATCTACTTATAAATCATTACTTAAACATTTGAATAGATAG
- a CDS encoding ABC transporter ATP-binding protein — translation MLNNKQKVKTNKAVVWMIKLIKPYKYWLYIHLVALIILTVINLVKVYFIKNLVDNTLDSQYENMIDIIVYLVLVLVMGIVISYLSTYSSGRFSHFVTLNTKQKIIEHITNMHMEDFDKQSIGEYVSVLSNEVGIVSRFVGQTLPSILFQGCMLVTASIYMIAVNWKLYLASSFLIPFTLIILNRLSQEVKNYSKNRLEFIGQGNTVIHDTLRGMDTVKAYNLQNKRLSTLKYLLNNAYNMEKKLEKIRAVSLPILFLQTRFTHILCLLVGGYMVAQNTIKPGDLIAFIQLIGFIITPVVFFPHLLIDIKHASAALKKIGDFLDYDTERVDGNDYPYIKNPVIAFDHVCFSYNQSTDVLDKITFHINKGEIVAFVGDSGSGKSTIIKLLCGFYHTYRGTIKLNGEEMSKWNLNSWRHQIALVSQDIYLFPGTIAENIAYGCVGATMEEIMFAAKQANAHDFIIKKPEGYGTKVGEMGMKISGGERQRISIARAILKKTPILLLDESTSALDMESEAMINRSLFESKQCPTIITVTHRLTMVKQANHIYVLSKGCIVDKGTHDTLMETCDKYKKLYLKQQVDKNIKGEYDD, via the coding sequence ATGTTAAATAATAAGCAAAAGGTTAAAACCAATAAAGCTGTTGTGTGGATGATTAAGTTGATTAAGCCATACAAATATTGGCTATATATACATTTAGTCGCTTTAATCATACTCACAGTCATCAATCTGGTAAAAGTATATTTTATTAAAAATCTAGTGGATAATACATTAGATAGTCAATATGAAAATATGATAGACATTATTGTATACTTGGTTTTAGTATTAGTTATGGGTATTGTCATAAGCTATCTTTCTACCTATTCTTCTGGCCGTTTTAGCCATTTTGTAACATTAAACACAAAACAAAAGATTATTGAACATATAACCAATATGCATATGGAAGATTTTGATAAGCAATCAATAGGAGAATATGTTTCCGTATTAAGTAATGAAGTAGGTATAGTTTCAAGGTTTGTAGGACAAACATTACCGAGCATTCTATTTCAAGGTTGTATGTTGGTAACAGCTTCTATCTATATGATAGCAGTCAATTGGAAACTCTACCTTGCCAGTTCATTCCTGATTCCATTTACGCTAATTATTCTAAATAGACTAAGTCAAGAGGTTAAAAATTATTCTAAAAACCGCTTAGAATTTATCGGTCAAGGAAATACAGTCATACATGATACACTTAGGGGAATGGATACGGTAAAAGCATACAATCTACAGAATAAACGTCTTAGTACACTAAAATACCTACTGAATAATGCCTATAATATGGAGAAAAAACTTGAGAAAATTAGAGCAGTATCTTTACCGATACTCTTTTTACAAACGCGATTTACCCATATATTATGCCTTCTAGTTGGAGGTTACATGGTAGCTCAAAATACCATAAAGCCAGGTGATTTAATTGCGTTTATACAACTCATAGGATTTATTATTACACCAGTAGTATTCTTTCCACATTTATTAATCGATATAAAGCATGCAAGTGCTGCACTTAAGAAGATCGGAGATTTTTTAGATTATGATACAGAGCGAGTTGATGGGAATGACTATCCTTATATAAAGAATCCTGTTATTGCTTTTGATCATGTATGCTTTTCATATAATCAATCGACAGATGTGCTAGATAAAATAACCTTTCATATAAACAAAGGTGAGATAGTAGCTTTTGTGGGAGATAGTGGAAGTGGCAAGAGTACCATCATAAAACTTCTTTGTGGGTTTTATCATACATATAGAGGTACGATTAAGTTAAATGGTGAAGAAATGTCCAAATGGAATCTTAATAGTTGGCGTCATCAGATAGCACTTGTATCACAAGATATTTATCTCTTTCCTGGTACTATAGCAGAAAATATCGCTTATGGATGTGTTGGTGCAACCATGGAAGAAATCATGTTTGCGGCTAAACAGGCAAATGCACATGATTTTATTATTAAAAAACCTGAAGGATATGGAACTAAAGTTGGTGAAATGGGAATGAAAATATCTGGAGGGGAACGTCAACGTATTTCAATTGCTAGAGCAATATTGAAAAAGACACCTATATTGTTGCTAGACGAATCTACATCTGCACTGGATATGGAGTCAGAAGCTATGATTAATCGCAGCCTGTTTGAATCTAAACAATGTCCTACAATCATAACAGTAACGCATCGTTTAACAATGGTAAAACAAGCAAATCACATATATGTACTCAGTAAGGGTTGCATTGTAGATAAAGGCACACATGACACATTGATGGAAACCTGTGATAAGTATAAAAAACTTTATCTAAAGCAACAAGTAGATAAAAATATAAAGGGGGAATACGATGATTAA
- a CDS encoding AAA family ATPase — protein sequence MKKILITGIVASGKTTFAKKLSKILDIKYYELDNITYNSKGISKRSKKEQMDMIREIDLNGQWIFEGLDRESYRELYHMADSIIFLDMPIKLRKRRMITRFIKQQLKIEPCQYTSDLKLIKRMFKGTRDFEKKKPEYERFLRQFNDKVIHLQKSKEVKAWLKEKKISQTNSM from the coding sequence TTGAAGAAAATACTAATAACGGGGATTGTAGCAAGTGGCAAAACCACTTTTGCTAAGAAATTGTCTAAGATACTGGATATAAAGTACTATGAACTGGATAACATTACGTATAATAGTAAAGGTATCTCTAAAAGAAGCAAAAAAGAGCAAATGGATATGATAAGAGAAATTGACTTAAATGGACAGTGGATATTTGAAGGATTAGATAGAGAATCGTATAGAGAACTATATCATATGGCAGACAGTATCATTTTTTTAGATATGCCAATCAAATTAAGAAAAAGACGCATGATTACTCGTTTCATTAAACAACAACTAAAAATTGAGCCATGTCAGTACACATCAGATTTAAAATTGATAAAACGTATGTTTAAGGGCACTAGAGATTTTGAAAAGAAAAAACCTGAATATGAACGATTTCTAAGGCAATTTAATGATAAAGTAATCCATTTACAAAAATCAAAAGAGGTAAAGGCTTGGTTAAAAGAAAAGAAAATTTCACAAACAAATTCTATGTAA
- a CDS encoding GNAT family N-acetyltransferase: protein MKYIELESERLIFRKFRQEDFPIIYDWLGNLENMKYRSSEPKNEKEAYEYLDWAIKCVEQEECINFRYAVVLKENNALIGSCELAFTHKDPSELAWELHRNYWKKGYGTEIGKTLLRLGFKTLNLRRIIADCNTLNRGSYRIMELIGMRREAHYVKYYRGNSALNHAWCDKYLYAILQEEWIKMKEN from the coding sequence GTGAAATATATTGAACTTGAATCTGAAAGACTAATTTTTAGGAAATTTAGACAAGAGGATTTTCCAATTATCTATGATTGGCTAGGTAATCTTGAAAATATGAAATATAGGTCTAGTGAGCCTAAGAACGAGAAAGAAGCATATGAATACTTAGATTGGGCAATTAAATGTGTAGAGCAGGAGGAATGTATAAATTTTAGATATGCAGTTGTATTAAAAGAAAATAATGCTCTCATTGGCTCGTGCGAGCTGGCGTTTACACATAAAGATCCTTCTGAGTTGGCGTGGGAATTACATCGGAATTATTGGAAAAAAGGATATGGAACAGAAATTGGAAAAACATTGTTACGACTTGGCTTTAAGACACTTAATTTACGCCGAATAATTGCAGATTGTAATACATTAAATAGAGGGTCATACAGAATTATGGAATTGATAGGTATGCGTAGAGAGGCGCACTATGTTAAATATTATCGTGGAAATAGTGCATTAAACCACGCGTGGTGCGACAAATATTTGTATGCAATCTTGCAAGAAGAATGGATCAAAATGAAAGAAAACTAA
- a CDS encoding ABC transporter ATP-binding protein codes for MIKKLRIDQFIRVMRLIEDKFFIYVLSLFISTFSLAMYEIINSLINKELLNAAVTQHYDLVYKIIIFAVITFIILNVVFDPVARYINRKIIRKTIFHIRVNVFRHLMDYPMTYFKANHSGDLLSKVNNDLNQLEGAYGDNIHRVISTLIQGIGATITMFLLDWRLACMTIGLGIISMVVNMAYAKPLGRISDKIQKYTGTSTQYFTDILSGISIIKICNIQKILTNKYYEVNKDITDEEMKKTALNAQNNSLNFLISFLNIIGILCIGVIMFNYGLTDIGTIMAIITLQNSSNNLFLRLGGFFSSLQSSLSGAVRILELLDNKKEPQMKSGIGEPSIYRNDIVAFKNVSFRYGGKNDTIKNINIHARKNETVALVGPSGGGKSTILELMLGFYTVEYGDIIINEKSIKSKSMTELRNEIAYVPQNVHLFGTTVEENIRYGNLAAHDQEVIRAAKAANAHDFIMALPKGYQTIIEQGGEGLSGGQKQRIAIARAFLKDAPILLLDEPTSSLDTMSEGLIQQALERLATERTIIMNTHRLSTIQKVDRIYVINQGEVVEAGHYNELINQSGLFNKLIYTML; via the coding sequence ATGATTAAGAAGCTTCGCATAGATCAATTTATAAGAGTAATGAGATTAATAGAAGATAAGTTCTTTATATACGTATTATCTCTTTTTATCAGTACTTTCTCTTTGGCAATGTATGAAATTATAAATAGTCTAATCAATAAAGAACTTCTAAATGCAGCAGTTACTCAACACTATGATTTAGTGTATAAAATAATTATCTTTGCAGTCATAACATTTATTATATTAAACGTTGTATTTGACCCTGTTGCAAGATACATAAATCGCAAGATCATTAGAAAAACCATATTTCATATACGTGTCAACGTATTTAGGCATCTCATGGATTATCCCATGACCTATTTTAAGGCTAATCATAGTGGTGACCTATTATCTAAGGTTAATAATGATTTAAATCAATTAGAAGGTGCATATGGAGATAATATACATCGTGTTATATCAACCTTGATACAAGGAATTGGTGCTACCATTACCATGTTTTTACTTGATTGGAGGCTTGCGTGTATGACCATAGGTCTTGGGATTATATCAATGGTCGTCAATATGGCATACGCTAAACCTCTAGGAAGAATAAGCGATAAAATTCAGAAGTACACAGGTACTTCTACACAATATTTTACAGATATTCTATCAGGAATTAGTATTATTAAGATCTGTAATATACAGAAGATATTAACGAATAAGTACTATGAGGTTAATAAAGATATAACAGATGAGGAAATGAAAAAAACGGCTCTAAACGCTCAAAATAACAGTCTTAACTTCTTAATATCCTTTTTAAACATAATAGGCATATTATGTATTGGTGTTATCATGTTTAACTATGGTTTAACAGATATTGGAACAATAATGGCAATCATAACTTTACAAAATAGTTCTAATAATCTATTTCTACGACTTGGAGGATTTTTTTCCAGTTTACAGAGTTCTTTATCTGGAGCAGTACGCATTCTTGAATTATTGGATAATAAAAAAGAACCACAGATGAAATCAGGTATTGGAGAACCTTCCATATACCGTAATGACATCGTTGCCTTTAAAAATGTATCGTTTAGATATGGTGGTAAAAATGACACCATTAAAAATATCAATATACATGCTAGGAAGAATGAGACAGTAGCTCTTGTTGGACCAAGTGGAGGCGGGAAAAGTACTATTTTAGAACTTATGTTAGGTTTTTATACGGTAGAATATGGTGATATTATTATTAACGAAAAATCCATTAAATCCAAATCCATGACTGAACTGAGAAATGAAATAGCATATGTACCTCAGAATGTTCATTTATTTGGTACTACGGTTGAAGAAAATATTAGATACGGTAATCTTGCAGCCCATGACCAAGAAGTCATAAGAGCTGCTAAGGCGGCTAATGCCCATGATTTTATTATGGCATTACCAAAGGGGTATCAAACAATCATCGAACAAGGGGGAGAGGGGTTATCAGGAGGCCAAAAGCAACGTATAGCTATAGCTAGAGCATTCCTTAAGGATGCACCAATATTGCTCCTAGATGAACCCACATCATCATTAGATACGATGAGTGAGGGACTCATACAACAGGCATTAGAACGCCTTGCTACTGAACGTACAATAATAATGAATACCCATAGACTATCAACTATTCAAAAGGTGGACAGAATCTATGTCATAAACCAAGGAGAAGTAGTTGAGGCAGGTCATTACAATGAACTTATAAATCAATCGGGATTATTTAATAAACTAATATACACGATGTTATAA
- a CDS encoding stalk domain-containing protein, giving the protein MTLKRIAFILSLVLISTTLIGCSNTELKVMEAMMKTNEIVSCEKDIELSAFLDYDGFSEADAAELESVKEIINQAKLSLNYKAVKNEENTMNKVAVEGNVELQGMPIDFGLWLDMDMTDEEDPKFVQIIRQPAMMMQDSTKPYMAMDLSDSLTGINTQEYGNIMKQSVELNEFVLTFIREYVKDFDLGATLISENGTQEVDGETLPKYQLKIDDKTAKKLVRHLVDDMLVNGKGIDFMDQLMATQQKNMEAMYDNADLSLEETEFPKPTQEEIDEFKEIFNEFMDKLEDVTLFGSDGIQVDYVINNDGYIVYESGVVDIKINIEDMFTAFENEIVNEGLDLGVIQLKLKYTVNTKNINKDITIDIPKLSHENASSLNSGMNAYPYYDFLPEDVIDDSKDITIYVNDQKVEFDNKPLLVNGRTLAPVREVIESIGGNVIWIADSQTIMMSVNDSVVELKIDEQMTFIDGELDTLEEPAKLIDGRTYIPVRYIAETIGGEVTWDNDTSTIHINY; this is encoded by the coding sequence ATGACATTAAAAAGAATAGCATTCATACTTAGTCTTGTTCTAATCAGTACAACACTTATTGGATGTTCGAACACAGAATTAAAAGTAATGGAAGCCATGATGAAAACAAATGAAATAGTATCTTGTGAGAAAGATATTGAGCTATCAGCATTTTTAGATTATGATGGATTCTCAGAAGCGGATGCAGCTGAGCTAGAATCCGTAAAAGAAATCATTAACCAAGCAAAACTATCACTCAATTACAAGGCAGTGAAGAATGAAGAAAATACCATGAACAAAGTGGCTGTAGAAGGTAATGTGGAGCTGCAGGGTATGCCAATCGATTTTGGTCTATGGTTGGATATGGATATGACAGATGAAGAAGATCCTAAATTTGTGCAGATTATCAGGCAACCTGCTATGATGATGCAAGATTCTACAAAGCCTTATATGGCAATGGATTTATCCGATTCCTTAACGGGCATCAACACCCAAGAATATGGGAATATCATGAAGCAATCTGTTGAGCTTAATGAATTTGTTTTAACATTTATCAGAGAATATGTCAAAGATTTTGATTTAGGAGCGACACTCATATCTGAAAACGGTACGCAAGAAGTAGATGGGGAAACTCTTCCTAAATATCAATTAAAGATAGATGATAAAACAGCTAAAAAGTTGGTAAGACATCTGGTAGATGATATGCTTGTTAATGGTAAAGGCATTGATTTTATGGACCAATTAATGGCAACGCAACAAAAGAATATGGAAGCTATGTATGATAATGCTGACTTATCTTTAGAAGAAACGGAATTTCCAAAACCAACCCAAGAAGAAATAGATGAATTCAAAGAAATATTTAATGAGTTCATGGATAAACTTGAAGATGTAACGCTCTTTGGCAGCGATGGTATTCAAGTGGATTACGTCATCAATAATGATGGTTACATTGTCTATGAATCAGGCGTAGTGGATATCAAAATAAATATTGAAGATATGTTTACAGCTTTTGAAAACGAGATAGTAAATGAAGGTCTAGATCTTGGTGTCATTCAGTTAAAATTAAAGTATACCGTCAACACAAAAAATATAAACAAAGACATCACAATTGACATACCAAAGCTTTCACATGAAAATGCTTCTTCCCTTAACAGTGGTATGAATGCTTATCCATACTATGACTTTTTACCCGAAGACGTTATTGATGATTCAAAAGATATCACCATCTATGTGAATGACCAAAAAGTTGAATTTGATAACAAACCGTTACTTGTTAATGGCAGAACACTTGCACCTGTAAGAGAAGTCATTGAATCTATAGGCGGGAATGTTATATGGATAGCAGACAGCCAGACCATTATGATGTCAGTTAATGATTCCGTTGTTGAACTTAAAATAGATGAACAGATGACCTTTATTGATGGTGAGCTGGATACATTAGAAGAACCTGCTAAGTTAATTGATGGTCGAACATATATCCCAGTAAGATACATTGCAGAAACCATTGGTGGAGAAGTAACATGGGATAACGATACATCAACCATTCATATTAACTACTAA
- a CDS encoding transposase: MGTKNSRHYTTEFKQDAVNYYHSSGKSMAKVAEELQVSQASINNWIQNAKKNEGTVSDRGAGNYASDEAKEIAQLKKELRDAQAAIDILKKAMSILND, encoded by the coding sequence ATGGGAACTAAAAATAGTAGACACTATACAACCGAGTTTAAACAAGATGCAGTTAATTATTATCATTCATCAGGCAAATCAATGGCAAAGGTAGCCGAAGAACTTCAAGTAAGCCAGGCATCAATCAACAATTGGATACAAAATGCAAAGAAAAATGAAGGTACCGTTTCCGACCGTGGAGCTGGTAACTATGCTTCTGACGAAGCGAAAGAAATAGCCCAACTAAAGAAAGAACTACGTGATGCACAAGCTGCAATTGATATTCTAAAAAAGGCCATGAGCATACTGAACGACTAA
- a CDS encoding IS3 family transposase: MFQAVDVENQKQRPTKKRSFSVSGVLKFLGVSKSGFYDWKNRKPSNQELRKEAIKAEIIEIHNDSNQIYGAPKITDQLRKRGHRISERTVSNYMKEEGVKAVWISPYKRTTINPDFSSKLHNILDRNFNPERPNAVWVSDITYIWTITGFCYLTSVMDLYSRKIIGWHLSDSLSTKGVIAATNKAKRNRRFTDPVVFHSDRGVQFVSKAFYEATPSDQFMHSYSRKGNPWDNACIEAFHSVIKREWLNRFVIKNLKHAHDLIFEYIDGFYNTRRTHSACGLESPNNYEMSNLA, encoded by the coding sequence ATATTCCAAGCAGTTGATGTAGAAAATCAAAAACAACGGCCAACAAAGAAACGCAGCTTTTCTGTTAGCGGTGTGCTCAAATTCTTGGGCGTTTCTAAATCTGGTTTCTATGATTGGAAAAATAGAAAACCTTCTAATCAAGAACTTCGAAAAGAAGCTATAAAAGCTGAAATTATTGAAATACATAACGATTCTAATCAAATATATGGTGCACCCAAAATCACAGATCAACTTAGAAAACGAGGACATAGGATTTCTGAAAGAACCGTTAGTAATTACATGAAAGAAGAAGGTGTTAAAGCTGTTTGGATTAGTCCGTATAAACGGACTACCATTAATCCAGACTTTAGTAGTAAACTTCATAATATTCTAGATCGTAATTTCAATCCTGAACGTCCCAATGCTGTCTGGGTAAGTGATATCACTTATATTTGGACCATTACAGGATTTTGCTATCTAACAAGTGTAATGGACCTATACTCACGTAAAATCATTGGCTGGCATTTATCAGATTCATTATCAACTAAAGGAGTAATAGCAGCTACTAATAAAGCAAAGAGAAATAGGAGATTTACTGATCCAGTTGTCTTTCATAGTGATCGTGGTGTCCAATTCGTCTCAAAAGCTTTCTATGAGGCAACACCATCAGACCAATTCATGCATAGTTATTCTCGTAAAGGAAACCCTTGGGATAATGCATGTATAGAAGCATTTCATTCAGTGATTAAACGTGAATGGCTAAATAGATTTGTGATTAAAAATCTTAAGCATGCACATGACTTAATCTTTGAATACATTGATGGATTCTACAATACAAGACGAACCCACAGTGCATGTGGTTTAGAGTCACCCAATAATTACGAGATGTCAAATCTCGCATAA
- a CDS encoding class I SAM-dependent methyltransferase produces the protein MPIIKGLEWTFNTVYKEYDKWRPTYVKELYKDIFAYKDINPSSKVVEVGIGTGQATLPILETGCFLTAVEYGDKLSIYAKQKFASHRKFDVVNAKFEDFECEDNSVDLIYSASAFHWIPEEIGYAKAYNLLKSGGVFARFANHPYKDKSRPGMHEALQKVYDVYMPNSLDGEEYSEDNAKNRANIAKKYGFIDIDYKMYYRTRTFTSDEYILLLGTYSDHISIQEDKRKKFFAEIKNAIDELGGLITLYDSIDLALARKP, from the coding sequence ATGCCAATTATCAAAGGACTTGAATGGACTTTCAACACCGTTTACAAAGAATATGACAAATGGCGTCCTACTTATGTGAAGGAGTTATATAAGGATATTTTTGCTTACAAAGACATAAACCCATCAAGCAAAGTCGTTGAAGTAGGGATTGGAACGGGACAAGCGACACTTCCTATACTTGAGACAGGCTGTTTCTTAACTGCCGTAGAATATGGTGATAAATTATCAATATACGCAAAGCAAAAGTTCGCCAGCCACAGGAAATTTGATGTTGTGAATGCTAAGTTCGAGGATTTTGAATGCGAAGATAATTCAGTTGATTTAATTTACTCTGCATCAGCTTTTCACTGGATTCCTGAGGAGATAGGTTATGCAAAGGCTTACAACCTACTAAAAAGTGGAGGCGTATTTGCACGATTTGCGAATCACCCTTATAAAGATAAAAGTAGACCAGGCATGCATGAAGCCTTACAAAAAGTATATGATGTTTATATGCCTAATTCATTAGATGGAGAGGAATACAGTGAAGATAACGCAAAAAATCGGGCTAATATTGCTAAGAAATATGGGTTTATCGATATCGATTATAAGATGTATTATAGGACAAGAACTTTTACTTCAGATGAATATATCCTACTTTTAGGAACCTACTCCGATCATATTTCAATCCAAGAAGACAAAAGAAAGAAATTTTTTGCTGAAATCAAAAATGCCATTGATGAATTGGGTGGCTTGATTACACTTTATGATAGCATTGATTTAGCGCTTGCAAGAAAACCTTAA
- a CDS encoding class I SAM-dependent methyltransferase, translated as MSDNYVCVKEHYDTLIIEGDDPCHDSKELQKYMERWTGDKFIELLDIDKDKVILEVGIGTGRIARKVLAQGCKKLVGMDISPLTLKRASENLVDYKNVELVEGDIIEYLGTERYDTAYSVLTFMHIDDKKQALKSIINSLKMEGNIVLSVDSNQDDYIDYGNRKIHVFPSDINQIIGYLEELGCVTTEIIKLEDNNMEIATVIKAVKNTNIHNIEYLK; from the coding sequence ATGTCAGATAATTATGTTTGTGTAAAAGAGCATTATGATACACTCATTATTGAAGGCGATGATCCATGTCATGACAGTAAAGAATTACAAAAATACATGGAACGTTGGACAGGGGATAAGTTTATTGAACTACTTGATATTGATAAGGATAAGGTCATACTAGAAGTTGGAATTGGAACAGGTAGAATTGCAAGAAAAGTATTAGCACAAGGGTGCAAAAAGCTAGTAGGTATGGATATATCACCCTTAACACTCAAAAGGGCTAGTGAAAATTTAGTAGATTATAAGAATGTAGAATTAGTTGAAGGTGATATTATAGAGTACCTCGGTACAGAAAGATATGATACAGCTTATAGTGTTTTAACCTTTATGCATATCGATGACAAAAAGCAAGCATTAAAAAGTATTATTAATTCATTAAAAATGGAAGGAAATATTGTTCTTTCTGTTGATAGCAATCAAGATGATTATATTGATTATGGTAATAGAAAAATACATGTTTTTCCATCAGATATAAATCAGATTATTGGTTACCTAGAAGAGTTAGGATGCGTGACTACTGAAATAATTAAGTTAGAAGATAATAATATGGAGATTGCAACAGTCATAAAAGCTGTTAAGAATACAAATATACATAATATAGAATATTTAAAGTAG